One window of Paenibacillus sp. FSL K6-3182 genomic DNA carries:
- the rlmN gene encoding 23S rRNA (adenine(2503)-C(2))-methyltransferase RlmN, which produces MTKASIYGLTFDQLTEWLKEREYTKFRASQVWDWLYRKRVTAFEDMTDVKQEIIQLLSEHFVIQTLTEHTRQESADGTNKFLFKLHDGNLIETVLMRHKFGLSVCVTTQVGCNIGCSFCASGLLAKSRDLTGGEIVEQIMKVQLHLDQAQKGEHVSHVVVMGIGEPFDNFENLTDFIGVIKSQKGLAIAARHITVSTSGLANKIVEFADSDLQVNLAVSLHAPNDELRTRIMKINRAIPIAKLMQSIDYYLEKTNRRITLEYILLKDVNDQREHAIELAQLIGHRGNLANVNLIPYNPVDEHSQYQRTDRETVRAFYDTLKKQGISCSVRLEHGTDIDAACGQLRSKQIKKSKEQKLGQESSAAASL; this is translated from the coding sequence ATGACTAAAGCATCTATATATGGATTAACGTTTGATCAGCTGACGGAGTGGCTGAAAGAACGAGAGTATACAAAGTTTCGGGCATCACAAGTATGGGATTGGCTTTATCGGAAGCGTGTAACGGCTTTTGAGGATATGACGGATGTGAAGCAAGAGATCATTCAGCTGCTTTCCGAGCATTTTGTCATTCAAACGCTTACCGAGCATACGAGGCAGGAATCAGCGGACGGAACGAATAAATTTTTGTTCAAGCTGCATGATGGCAACTTAATAGAGACGGTATTGATGAGACATAAATTCGGCTTATCGGTTTGTGTGACGACACAAGTAGGCTGTAATATTGGCTGCAGCTTCTGTGCGAGCGGTCTGCTTGCAAAGAGCCGTGATTTAACGGGCGGAGAGATCGTGGAGCAGATTATGAAGGTGCAGCTTCATTTGGATCAGGCGCAGAAGGGCGAGCATGTCAGTCACGTCGTTGTCATGGGCATCGGCGAGCCATTCGATAATTTTGAGAACCTGACAGACTTTATCGGTGTAATTAAGAGCCAGAAGGGGCTTGCGATCGCTGCTAGACATATTACCGTATCAACGAGTGGCTTAGCGAACAAAATCGTGGAGTTCGCCGATTCGGATCTACAGGTTAACCTTGCCGTTTCCTTGCATGCACCGAATGACGAGCTTAGAACACGTATTATGAAAATAAACCGAGCGATTCCCATTGCGAAATTGATGCAATCCATCGATTATTATTTGGAGAAAACGAATCGGAGAATTACGCTTGAATATATATTGCTGAAGGACGTTAATGACCAAAGAGAGCATGCAATAGAGCTTGCACAGCTTATTGGTCATAGAGGTAACCTCGCTAATGTAAACCTCATTCCCTACAATCCGGTGGATGAGCATAGTCAATACCAACGAACGGATCGCGAAACGGTGCGAGCTTTCTATGATACGCTTAAGAAACAGGGTATCAGCTGCAGCGTTCGCCTTGAGCATGGTACGGATATTGATGCCGCTTGCGGACAGCTGCGGAGCAAACAGATCAAAAAATCCAAAGAGCAGAAATTGGGGCAAGAAAGCTCAGCAGCAGCGTCCCTCTAG
- a CDS encoding DUF4184 family protein → MPFTFAHPLYIAPLKAAKPAYFSLTGLVLGSMSPDFEYFIALEPYQTIGHSFGGLIYQAIPLSIMLAYLFHCVVKVPLAINLPALGSLDRKAYSLAHEWKLNSVQSWLVFLISVVIGFYSHLLIDACTHYSGMFVTIFPVLRESIAGIPLYKWFQRTLSIVGLVIEAMLLYRFINKAKLESVYTGAATKHKMLYWAIVLFCILLTLTLKLIFTSSSNYIGIAVVAPISGFMLGILLASIVHRLYRRK, encoded by the coding sequence TTGCCGTTCACCTTTGCTCATCCGCTATATATTGCACCTTTAAAAGCGGCAAAGCCTGCTTATTTTAGCTTAACTGGTCTCGTTCTCGGGAGTATGTCTCCTGATTTTGAATATTTTATTGCGCTTGAGCCCTATCAGACGATCGGCCATTCCTTTGGCGGGTTGATCTATCAAGCGATACCGCTGAGCATTATGCTCGCTTATTTGTTTCATTGTGTTGTAAAAGTTCCCTTAGCTATAAACCTGCCTGCGCTTGGGAGTTTAGATCGTAAAGCCTATAGCCTCGCCCATGAATGGAAACTAAATTCGGTGCAGAGCTGGCTGGTGTTTCTCATCTCCGTCGTCATTGGCTTCTATTCACATCTTTTAATCGATGCATGCACGCACTATTCAGGCATGTTTGTTACTATATTTCCTGTTCTTCGTGAATCAATTGCCGGGATACCGCTATATAAATGGTTTCAGCGAACGTTATCCATCGTCGGTCTAGTTATAGAAGCAATGCTGTTATACCGCTTTATAAATAAAGCTAAATTGGAATCTGTTTATACAGGCGCTGCCACAAAACACAAAATGTTATATTGGGCAATTGTTTTATTTTGTATATTGCTGACTTTAACGTTAAAGCTCATCTTCACGTCCAGCTCCAACTATATCGGGATAGCTGTTGTAGCTCCGATTTCAGGGTTTATGCTCGGCATTCTCCTGGCCAGCATCGTTCATCGTCTGTATAGGAGAAAATGA
- a CDS encoding response regulator transcription factor: MNILIADDEPFMLKILKAYFEKEAFHTFLAQDGEEALNIFYSNNIHLAVLDWMMPKVNGIEVCKEIKKQSKTKVLMLTAKGEDEDELIALQSGADEYVSKPFDPRILILRVKKLLHMDNQIAIGNIKVDIDSQKIFRDETDLQATNKEFHLMKYLIENRGIIVSRKALLDRIWGFDYFGEERTVDTHIRRLRAKIGDHLIRTHRGMGYSLEEPHE, encoded by the coding sequence ATGAATATATTAATTGCCGATGATGAGCCCTTTATGCTCAAGATTTTAAAAGCGTATTTTGAGAAAGAAGCCTTTCATACCTTCCTAGCACAGGATGGAGAGGAAGCGCTGAACATTTTCTATTCAAACAACATCCATTTAGCTGTATTAGATTGGATGATGCCTAAAGTAAATGGTATTGAGGTATGCAAAGAAATCAAAAAACAAAGCAAAACGAAGGTATTGATGCTGACGGCAAAAGGGGAAGACGAGGATGAACTCATCGCCCTTCAATCTGGAGCAGATGAGTATGTCAGCAAGCCGTTTGACCCGCGTATTTTGATTTTGCGAGTAAAGAAGCTGCTTCATATGGACAATCAAATTGCGATAGGAAATATAAAAGTAGATATCGATAGCCAAAAAATTTTTAGAGATGAGACCGACCTACAGGCTACGAATAAAGAGTTTCACTTAATGAAGTACCTCATTGAAAACAGAGGGATCATCGTTTCACGGAAAGCTCTGCTCGATCGTATTTGGGGATTCGATTATTTTGGCGAAGAACGAACTGTCGATACGCATATCCGCAGGCTTAGAGCAAAGATCGGCGATCATTTGATCAGAACACATAGAGGGATGGGCTACAGCTTGGAAGAACCTCATGAATAA
- a CDS encoding HAMP domain-containing sensor histidine kinase, whose protein sequence is MNKLNKKLIGRILFVFCIVVIFSIVMNSFFLPKYLLYKKKHALAAITEQLDAMDTKQLLQNMEALENKYDVTIVNTPITANLNALNETIIGLLNKKGITLSKFWITDESLGKLNEYQMVRKIYNQEKLKSSFLVTFMKKDEIVFVVGESISHSAETLTIVNQFTLYTYAGELLLLIILSALFTRSIVRPLAKIQDAAEAISSLSFTKVHIRTGDEIEALAESINQMSDKLEHAHHELEARNENLRQFIANISHELKTPLSLIKAYSSGIKDGMDDGTYIDVIQQQTDDIAMLVGKLLELSKLQTDLYRMNTFDFKQLLHRTLQKYRFSIQQEAIQLSVDDSLLNQHHIFADEQKIEMVLNNFISNAMKYSTNQQIRITALNKDDFLHFSITNGIENDEQRQWDLIWEPFYVMESSRNKQLSGTGLGLSIARTILQKHEAPFGFHIENEEITFYFSLPIDTSTN, encoded by the coding sequence ATGAATAAGCTAAACAAAAAGTTGATTGGGCGCATTTTATTTGTGTTCTGTATCGTCGTTATTTTCTCAATTGTGATGAATTCGTTTTTCTTGCCCAAATACCTTTTGTACAAAAAAAAGCATGCCCTTGCAGCTATAACTGAGCAGCTTGATGCTATGGATACAAAGCAGTTATTGCAAAATATGGAGGCTCTTGAGAACAAATACGATGTCACCATTGTAAACACACCAATTACAGCAAATTTGAATGCGCTAAACGAAACAATTATAGGTCTTTTAAATAAAAAAGGCATTACGCTGAGCAAGTTTTGGATCACGGATGAAAGTCTTGGTAAGCTTAACGAATATCAAATGGTCAGAAAAATTTACAATCAAGAGAAACTGAAATCCAGCTTTCTCGTTACCTTTATGAAAAAAGATGAGATCGTTTTTGTAGTCGGTGAATCGATATCCCACTCGGCAGAAACATTAACCATCGTCAATCAATTTACCCTCTATACTTATGCAGGCGAGCTGCTGCTGTTAATCATCCTGTCAGCACTTTTCACAAGAAGCATCGTTCGTCCGCTTGCCAAAATACAAGATGCAGCTGAAGCCATTTCAAGCTTATCGTTTACCAAGGTTCATATTCGTACGGGCGATGAAATTGAAGCCTTAGCAGAGAGCATCAATCAAATGAGTGATAAATTAGAGCATGCCCATCATGAGCTCGAAGCGAGAAATGAGAACTTGCGGCAGTTTATAGCCAACATTTCGCATGAACTGAAGACCCCGCTGTCCTTAATAAAGGCTTATTCTTCAGGAATAAAGGACGGAATGGACGACGGTACCTATATTGATGTGATCCAGCAGCAAACCGATGACATTGCGATGCTGGTGGGCAAGCTGCTTGAGCTCTCCAAGCTGCAAACCGACCTTTATCGGATGAACACCTTTGATTTCAAACAGCTGCTCCATCGAACCTTGCAAAAATATCGTTTTTCCATTCAACAGGAAGCTATTCAGCTATCTGTAGATGACAGCTTGCTAAACCAGCACCATATATTCGCTGATGAGCAGAAGATAGAGATGGTTTTGAACAATTTCATTTCCAATGCAATGAAATATTCAACCAATCAACAAATTCGTATTACTGCTCTGAATAAAGATGATTTTTTACATTTCTCGATCACGAATGGGATTGAAAATGATGAGCAGCGACAATGGGATTTGATATGGGAACCCTTTTATGTAATGGAGAGCTCCCGCAACAAACAGCTTAGCGGAACGGGCTTAGGCTTATCGATCGCGAGAACGATTTTGCAAAAGCATGAAGCACCGTTTGGCTTTCATATCGAAAACGAGGAAATTACATTTTATTTCTCGTTGCCTATAGATACGAGTACGAATTAA
- a CDS encoding metallophosphoesterase translates to MSRRTFLKKSLHVTLGLMGTAGLSGVYSHLVEPYWIEVKQVKVAIPKLPPSFNSFRIVHFSDLHLGFHSKPELLTELAEQVRRAKPDLICFTGDLLDQSTAYMPEAIAFLSKLSKLQAPFGQYAVLGNHDAFGTRRAVTRGLSKAGFHVLDNQHVALTKGSAQLYIAGVDDPMVGHPNIDQALQGIPDGSSTILLAHEPDFADEYARYPVDLQLSGHSHGGQVRIPLVGALYTPPYGSKYTAGLYQVPNSKLQVYTTHGIGMTRIPVRFHCRPELTVLTLKAQ, encoded by the coding sequence ATGAGTAGACGGACGTTTTTGAAGAAGAGCTTGCATGTAACTTTGGGGCTGATGGGAACCGCTGGTTTATCCGGCGTATACTCGCATCTAGTTGAGCCGTATTGGATTGAGGTTAAACAGGTGAAGGTTGCCATCCCAAAGCTGCCTCCCTCCTTCAACTCCTTTCGCATCGTTCATTTCAGTGACCTGCATCTCGGCTTTCATTCTAAACCTGAACTGCTGACTGAGCTTGCAGAGCAAGTTAGGCGGGCAAAACCAGACCTTATTTGCTTCACAGGTGATTTGCTCGATCAATCCACCGCGTATATGCCGGAAGCCATTGCCTTCCTCTCAAAGCTCTCGAAGCTGCAAGCGCCCTTTGGGCAATATGCCGTTCTAGGCAATCACGATGCCTTCGGCACTCGAAGAGCAGTTACCAGGGGGCTATCAAAAGCTGGATTCCATGTGCTCGATAACCAGCATGTCGCGTTAACAAAGGGCTCAGCGCAGCTCTATATTGCCGGGGTCGATGATCCGATGGTTGGACATCCAAATATCGATCAGGCTTTGCAAGGCATTCCAGACGGTTCCAGTACCATTCTGCTCGCGCATGAGCCGGATTTTGCTGATGAGTATGCCCGCTATCCGGTCGACCTGCAATTGTCAGGCCATAGTCATGGCGGACAAGTGCGTATTCCTTTAGTCGGGGCACTGTATACACCTCCCTACGGGAGCAAGTATACTGCTGGTTTGTATCAGGTACCGAACAGCAAATTGCAAGTGTATACCACTCACGGGATAGGAATGACACGCATTCCCGTTCGTTTTCATTGCCGGCCAGAGCTTACCGTCCTTACGTTAAAGGCACAATAA
- a CDS encoding PRK06851 family protein has protein sequence MTGIIKNFYVNGNTARGLTSLYDSSLQDLERLFILKEGPALERSNLILSIADDIAQGGYDIWLLHSPFDNGSLDGLIVPSLRLGLVDGTPPRFIDPALLGASVQYIHLGEAADAAELQALKPEIEILSTQITQAYDQAYAGFAEALRIHDDWESIYIQNMNFQAADELTASYIDTFYGDNRLEKTSRVDHRFLGAATAKGSFDFVPNLTDGLKRYFVKGRAGSGKSTMLKKIAAAGVDRGLDVEIYHCGFDPNSLDMVIVRELGFAIFDSTAPHEYFPDRSGDEMIDMYASCITPGTDEAHSDTITEIKYRYAAQIKTSVQQLALAKTLQDEREQLYTQAVDYEQLEQIKNEAKQAIGNILAAAAR, from the coding sequence ATGACTGGAATCATCAAAAACTTCTATGTGAACGGAAATACAGCTCGAGGCTTGACCAGCCTGTACGACTCGTCTTTGCAAGATTTGGAGCGTTTATTTATTTTGAAAGAAGGACCTGCTTTAGAACGATCAAACCTCATTCTTTCTATAGCTGACGACATCGCGCAGGGTGGCTATGACATTTGGCTGCTGCACTCCCCCTTCGATAATGGCTCGCTAGATGGACTCATCGTTCCCTCACTCCGTCTCGGCCTTGTTGATGGAACACCGCCGCGCTTTATTGATCCCGCTTTGCTAGGAGCATCCGTTCAATACATTCATCTCGGCGAGGCCGCAGATGCAGCAGAGCTGCAAGCGCTAAAGCCAGAGATCGAGATTTTAAGTACACAAATTACGCAGGCGTACGATCAAGCTTATGCTGGCTTTGCTGAGGCGCTTCGTATTCATGACGACTGGGAGAGCATCTATATTCAGAACATGAATTTCCAAGCAGCCGATGAGCTGACAGCCTCGTACATCGATACATTTTATGGCGATAACAGGCTGGAGAAAACAAGTCGTGTTGATCACCGTTTTTTGGGCGCTGCTACAGCTAAGGGCTCATTCGATTTTGTCCCGAATCTGACGGATGGCTTAAAACGATATTTCGTTAAAGGCAGAGCTGGTTCAGGCAAATCCACCATGCTCAAAAAAATAGCTGCAGCCGGGGTCGATCGCGGACTGGATGTGGAGATTTATCATTGCGGCTTCGATCCGAACAGCTTAGATATGGTCATCGTTCGTGAGCTTGGCTTCGCAATTTTCGACAGTACAGCGCCACACGAGTACTTTCCCGATCGTTCAGGCGATGAAATGATCGATATGTATGCCAGCTGCATTACACCTGGAACAGATGAAGCGCATTCAGATACCATTACCGAAATAAAATACCGTTACGCTGCGCAGATCAAAACATCGGTTCAGCAGCTAGCTCTAGCCAAGACATTGCAAGATGAACGGGAGCAATTGTATACGCAAGCTGTTGATTACGAACAACTTGAACAAATCAAAAATGAAGCGAAGCAAGCAATCGGCAATATTTTGGCCGCTGCCGCTCGTTAA
- a CDS encoding S-layer homology domain-containing protein: protein MNYVNKKVLSILLSLALLLGLLGAAAPSPVAAASATEPVTLLPGNSVWKYYDKGINQGTVWRSTYDDSAWSSGNAPLGYKDSGAIISAAGFGALKTKVDYGTNKSKKYPTTYFRTNLNVDKNSMDHYGQLLATFAVDDGAVVYVNGTEVVRLGMPTGDILYSTFATSNMDDPVVYTDVDLTTALKANLKDGNNELAVEVHQQRDSSSDLYFDMKLIALQEVPKVEVSKVTVTFNGDPVSSKGFTWYTPLDANRASQSDLQVVEKTGDTADFTNAIAFTGRSTVAKNSLGELVHKAEATGLKANTTYFFRVGDQSLNLWSETGTFQTAPTGGAFSFIDLTDTQAKEKDEAETSGSTIAKALATVPDAKFVVHNGDVVENGTTEQEWNWLLGYSQESLLNTTIVPSAGNHEDKNYAFYDHFNVKQAENSATVTGAYYSYDYSNAHFIVLNSNENSTEYANFSVEQVEWLKNDATAAKAAGAEWIIVNIHKGPYTTSNHATDSDIMGANGVRNKIAPLMNELGIDFVLQGHDHIFARTKPIKKDGTAEAVEKITETLNGQTIEYAVKPDGTIYMIPATAGAKVYFKNQKVQLGDAYYNLFDKADENHARKYGDTTSAARGKVQNFVGVNIDGGKLTAVVYEIDKNIDGGKPFVVDQFGITKEDKPDYSKEKVSKVTVTFNGDPVSSKGFAWYTSLLLKGNDLQVVEKTNEAPDFTKAINFAGRSTVSSNSPSELVHKAEATGLKANTSYNFRVGDAALNIWSEVGTFQTAPVNGPFTFIDLADTQAKEEDEAKLSAETLEKALATVPSAQFVVHNGDIVDTGTKEEQWNWLLGHSQESLLNTTIAPSAGNHEDKNNAFYEHFNIKQAENSATVTGAYYSYDYSNAHFVVLNSNETSAKYANFSEAQVEWLKKDVQAAKAAGSQWIIVNIHKGPYTTSNHATDSDIMGANGVRNQIAPIMAELGIDFVVQGHDHIYARTKPIKKDGTAAATEKITETLNGEKIEYTVNPDGSIYMIPATAGPKVYYKNVKPALGEAYYNLFERAEENHAAKYGPDKNDSTRPVRGQVQNFVGITIDGNKLTAVTYEIDQTLNDAKPFIVDQFGIVKKEKTDPGPGPGTGPGTNPETNPGKDPGTNPGTNPGTGTGGGNESEVVLKDIAGHWAASAINEAVKAGFVKGYEDSQFHPNKSVNRAEFITMLARALNLSDSGKALNFKDSDKIPAWAQSFVTQAVESGIISGYADGTFGPEKELSRAEMVAMIVRASGIKVNPNAKLSFADSKSVPAWAVPYVATAVEAGLVSGVGQNRFAPQQIATRAEAVALILGLLNKTK, encoded by the coding sequence ATGAACTACGTCAACAAAAAGGTACTATCTATTCTGTTATCCTTGGCATTATTGCTTGGTTTGCTCGGAGCAGCCGCACCATCCCCGGTCGCTGCTGCTTCTGCGACTGAGCCGGTGACGTTACTGCCGGGAAATTCGGTTTGGAAATATTACGATAAAGGTATAAATCAAGGCACAGTATGGAGGTCTACTTATGACGATTCAGCGTGGAGCTCAGGTAATGCCCCGCTAGGTTATAAGGATTCTGGTGCAATTATTAGTGCAGCTGGTTTTGGCGCACTGAAAACAAAGGTAGATTATGGAACGAATAAAAGCAAAAAATATCCGACGACATATTTTCGGACGAATCTGAATGTAGATAAGAACAGCATGGATCATTATGGACAGCTGCTAGCTACCTTTGCCGTTGATGATGGCGCTGTGGTTTATGTAAATGGAACAGAGGTTGTGCGTCTGGGCATGCCGACAGGCGACATTTTGTATTCTACATTTGCGACTTCGAATATGGATGATCCTGTCGTTTATACGGATGTAGACCTCACAACAGCATTAAAGGCTAACTTAAAAGACGGTAACAATGAGCTTGCTGTTGAGGTTCATCAGCAAAGAGACAGCAGCTCGGACCTCTATTTTGATATGAAGCTTATTGCTCTGCAAGAGGTACCAAAGGTAGAAGTAAGTAAAGTGACGGTCACTTTCAATGGTGATCCTGTCAGTTCGAAAGGATTTACATGGTACACGCCGCTTGATGCGAATCGAGCTAGTCAAAGCGATTTGCAAGTGGTAGAAAAAACTGGCGATACAGCAGATTTTACGAACGCAATAGCATTTACGGGTCGTTCAACCGTTGCTAAGAATTCCTTAGGAGAGCTTGTTCATAAAGCTGAAGCGACGGGCTTGAAAGCGAACACGACGTATTTCTTCCGTGTCGGCGATCAATCGTTGAATTTGTGGAGTGAAACAGGTACATTCCAAACCGCACCAACAGGCGGAGCGTTCTCCTTTATTGATTTAACAGATACACAGGCGAAGGAAAAAGACGAGGCAGAAACATCGGGCTCAACCATCGCTAAGGCGCTGGCCACTGTGCCAGATGCAAAATTCGTCGTTCATAATGGCGATGTCGTAGAAAATGGAACAACCGAGCAGGAATGGAATTGGCTGCTTGGCTATTCACAAGAGAGCTTGCTTAATACAACGATTGTGCCTTCAGCAGGTAACCATGAGGATAAAAACTACGCATTTTACGATCATTTTAATGTGAAGCAAGCTGAAAATTCGGCAACAGTAACAGGTGCTTATTATTCGTACGATTACAGCAATGCTCATTTTATCGTACTGAATTCGAACGAGAACTCAACTGAGTATGCGAATTTCTCAGTAGAGCAAGTAGAATGGTTGAAGAATGACGCGACAGCAGCGAAAGCGGCAGGCGCAGAGTGGATCATCGTTAATATTCACAAAGGTCCATATACAACTTCAAACCATGCGACGGACAGCGATATTATGGGCGCTAACGGCGTAAGAAACAAAATCGCTCCACTCATGAATGAACTAGGCATTGATTTTGTACTTCAAGGACATGACCATATCTTTGCTCGTACAAAACCGATCAAAAAAGATGGAACTGCAGAAGCGGTTGAAAAAATTACAGAAACTCTAAATGGACAAACGATTGAATATGCAGTAAAGCCTGACGGCACGATTTATATGATTCCAGCTACAGCTGGTGCGAAGGTATACTTCAAAAACCAGAAAGTACAGCTTGGCGATGCGTATTATAATCTCTTCGACAAAGCTGACGAAAATCATGCTCGCAAGTATGGCGACACGACAAGTGCTGCACGTGGAAAGGTACAGAACTTCGTTGGCGTTAACATAGATGGCGGCAAGTTAACCGCTGTTGTTTACGAAATTGACAAAAATATTGATGGCGGAAAACCATTCGTCGTTGATCAATTCGGTATTACGAAGGAAGACAAGCCTGACTACAGCAAAGAAAAAGTAAGCAAGGTTACGGTAACCTTTAACGGCGACCCAGTAAGCTCCAAAGGTTTTGCATGGTACACTTCACTGCTTCTTAAAGGCAATGACCTGCAAGTAGTAGAGAAAACGAACGAAGCGCCGGATTTCACAAAAGCAATTAATTTTGCAGGACGTTCTACCGTTTCTTCCAACTCACCTTCTGAGCTTGTTCATAAGGCAGAAGCAACGGGCTTGAAGGCAAATACGTCGTACAATTTCCGTGTGGGTGACGCGGCACTGAACATTTGGAGTGAAGTAGGAACATTCCAAACCGCACCAGTAAACGGACCATTCACATTCATCGACTTGGCGGATACACAGGCCAAAGAAGAGGATGAGGCGAAGCTTTCGGCTGAGACGCTGGAGAAAGCACTTGCTACAGTACCAAGCGCACAATTCGTTGTGCACAACGGTGATATTGTAGATACAGGCACAAAAGAAGAGCAGTGGAACTGGCTGCTTGGCCATTCACAAGAAAGCCTGCTTAACACAACCATTGCACCATCAGCAGGTAACCATGAAGATAAGAACAATGCATTCTACGAGCATTTTAATATCAAGCAAGCAGAGAACTCTGCAACGGTAACGGGCGCATACTACTCATACGATTACAGCAACGCACACTTTGTTGTGCTGAACTCGAATGAGACTTCGGCAAAATATGCGAACTTCTCCGAGGCGCAAGTCGAGTGGCTGAAAAAAGACGTGCAAGCAGCGAAAGCAGCGGGCTCGCAGTGGATTATTGTCAACATTCACAAAGGTCCATATACGACTTCAAACCATGCAACGGACAGCGATATTATGGGCGCTAACGGCGTAAGAAACCAAATCGCACCGATTATGGCAGAGCTCGGAATCGACTTTGTAGTACAAGGCCATGACCATATTTATGCTCGTACAAAACCGATCAAAAAGGATGGAACAGCAGCAGCAACAGAGAAGATTACTGAAACATTGAACGGTGAAAAGATTGAGTATACGGTGAATCCGGATGGTTCAATCTACATGATTCCTGCAACAGCAGGTCCGAAGGTATACTACAAGAATGTAAAACCAGCACTTGGCGAAGCTTATTACAATCTGTTCGAGCGTGCGGAAGAGAACCATGCGGCTAAATACGGCCCAGATAAGAACGACAGCACACGCCCAGTTCGCGGTCAAGTACAAAACTTCGTTGGCATCACGATCGATGGCAACAAGCTAACGGCTGTAACATATGAAATTGACCAAACCTTGAACGATGCTAAACCATTTATCGTAGATCAATTCGGTATTGTGAAGAAGGAAAAAACAGATCCGGGACCAGGTCCAGGAACAGGTCCGGGTACAAACCCAGAAACGAATCCAGGAAAAGATCCGGGAACTAACCCAGGTACAAATCCTGGTACTGGAACTGGCGGCGGTAATGAGTCAGAAGTTGTATTGAAGGATATTGCAGGCCACTGGGCAGCATCAGCTATCAATGAAGCTGTGAAAGCTGGTTTCGTTAAGGGTTATGAAGACAGCCAGTTCCACCCGAATAAATCAGTTAATCGTGCAGAGTTTATCACGATGCTGGCTCGTGCGCTGAATCTCTCTGACTCAGGCAAAGCTTTAAACTTCAAGGACTCTGATAAAATACCTGCATGGGCACAATCGTTTGTCACGCAGGCTGTTGAATCAGGTATCATTAGCGGATATGCTGATGGCACATTTGGTCCTGAGAAGGAGCTGTCTCGTGCAGAGATGGTCGCTATGATTGTTCGTGCAAGTGGAATAAAAGTAAATCCAAATGCTAAGCTTTCCTTTGCGGATTCCAAATCTGTTCCAGCATGGGCAGTTCCATACGTTGCAACCGCAGTGGAGGCGGGACTTGTTAGCGGCGTTGGCCAGAACCGTTTCGCTCCTCAGCAGATTGCCACTAGAGCAGAAGCAGTAGCACTCATTCTTGGTTTGCTTAACAAAACGAAATAA
- a CDS encoding NUDIX hydrolase: MSNKPVGAAAIIVDSENRVLLVKHNYGKYNWEIPGGLSEQNESAQETARREVLEETGLEVTVDRLTGVYYEPHHDMHHFVFICKTVNNQAPQPCYKEITACQYCSIDDLPRPLSDFTYKRIQDALNPDQTESFHTIGPRQWFE, translated from the coding sequence TTGTCAAACAAACCGGTTGGTGCGGCTGCTATTATCGTTGATTCTGAAAATCGTGTTCTGCTGGTGAAACATAACTATGGTAAATACAATTGGGAAATACCCGGCGGGTTATCCGAACAAAACGAGTCTGCGCAGGAAACTGCGAGAAGAGAAGTATTAGAAGAAACAGGTCTCGAGGTAACCGTAGATCGCTTAACGGGTGTATACTACGAGCCGCATCATGATATGCACCACTTTGTTTTCATTTGCAAAACCGTAAACAATCAAGCCCCTCAGCCTTGTTATAAAGAAATTACTGCCTGCCAGTATTGCAGCATTGATGATCTGCCTAGACCATTGAGTGACTTTACTTATAAACGTATCCAAGATGCTTTGAATCCAGATCAGACGGAGAGCTTCCACACGATAGGGCCGAGACAGTGGTTCGAATAA